AAGGGAGCCAGGAGCGCGACCAACCACGATGCAGCCGCATAACCTTTGAGCGCATCAATGAGCAGGACAAATGTGCCCGCCGGTTTCCCCAGCACGCGAAACGCGTTCGTCGCCCCAATGTTCCCGCTGCCAACGCTGCGAATGTCGATGCCCCTCGCCTTCGCCACCAGGTATCCCGTCGGAATGGATCCGAGCAGATACGCGGCGACGGCGACGGCTGTATACGTCAGGACTGGCACGGGCGATACTGTATGAGCCTCGTGCGCGTCCTTTAAAGTCGAAAATTGATTCGTGATCGCCCGTGCTCGTTGGCATGATCTTCCGGCGCCACATTGGCGCGCAACGCAACATGTCACTCATCAAAGTCGCTGTCCTGGGAACGGGTTCGCTCGGCAAGGAACACGCGCGCATCTATTCAGAACTGGCAGCAGCGGGATCAGTGGAGTTCACGGGGATCTTCGACGCAAATGCCGACACCGCCCGGCGCATCGCAGCGAAACATAACGTCCGGATGTTCAGTTCAGTTTCCGAAGCGGCGGCTGCCAGTGATGCCGTCAACATCGTTACGCCAACCACGACACATTTCGATCTCGGCCGGCAGTTGCTGGCTGCCGGAAAGCATGTGCTGGTGGAGAAGCCGATGACAGACGACACCGCACAAGCGGCGGAGCTGGTTCAGCTGGCGCAGGAACAGAATTGTGTCCTGCAAGTCGGTCACGTGGAACGATTCAATCCCGTCTTCAATTATCTTCAATCCGTCGCCACCGAACCGCGCTTCATCGAGACCCACAGACTCTCCCCCTACCCCGCCCGCTCGACTGACATTGGCGTGGTTCTCGACCTCATGATTCACGACCTCGATGTTGTGCTGGCGTTCGTGCAGTCACCCGTGACGAATGTCGATGCAGTGGGAATTCCCGTTCTGA
This genomic interval from Verrucomicrobiia bacterium contains the following:
- a CDS encoding Gfo/Idh/MocA family oxidoreductase, which gives rise to MSLIKVAVLGTGSLGKEHARIYSELAAAGSVEFTGIFDANADTARRIAAKHNVRMFSSVSEAAAASDAVNIVTPTTTHFDLGRQLLAAGKHVLVEKPMTDDTAQAAELVQLAQEQNCVLQVGHVERFNPVFNYLQSVATEPRFIETHRLSPYPARSTDIGVVLDLMIHDLDVVLAFVQSPVTNVDAVGIPVLSRSEDIANARLRFANGCVANVTVSRVSPERMRKIRVFSGGEIASYISLDYRAQEGFIYRIARDGEEESSILKKLLAAKLGVGKDSAIVSEFGGKRIVREPVPITKEEPLKLELQHFVKCVQEKQTPLVSGASAKRALDLAFEITRLIQQQA